Proteins encoded within one genomic window of Chitinophaga parva:
- the nuoH gene encoding NADH-quinone oxidoreductase subunit NuoH yields the protein MMMQISFDLVYLLDKVLLIVGVLALSLLVAMYSTWGERKVAGWIQDRYGPNRAGPLGILQPLADGGKLFFKEEIIPANSNRFLFILGPSLAMLVACMTSAVIPWGDVLEVGGRQISLQVADVNIGVLYIFAVVSLGVYGVMLGGWGSNNKFSLLAALRGASQIISYELAMGLSLISLVMLTGSLSIKDIVEQQRHGLWNIVYQPLGFLIFLICSFAECTRTPFDLTEADSELNGGYHLEYSSMKLGFYLFAEYINMFISSALMASLYFGGYSFPGMDSLGLSVNATTVLGFLALFIKIIAFLFFFMWVRWTLPRFRYDQLMRLGWNMLIPLALFNMLITGGLILWQGHGH from the coding sequence GGGCGAAAGAAAAGTGGCTGGCTGGATCCAGGACCGCTATGGTCCTAACCGTGCGGGTCCCCTGGGTATCCTGCAACCCCTGGCGGATGGTGGTAAGCTGTTTTTCAAGGAAGAAATCATTCCGGCAAACTCTAACCGTTTCCTCTTCATCCTGGGCCCGTCCCTGGCTATGCTGGTAGCTTGTATGACCAGCGCCGTGATCCCCTGGGGCGATGTACTGGAAGTAGGCGGCCGCCAGATCTCCCTGCAGGTGGCAGATGTGAACATTGGTGTGCTGTACATCTTTGCCGTAGTGAGCCTGGGTGTATATGGTGTAATGCTGGGCGGCTGGGGCTCTAACAATAAATTTTCCCTGCTGGCCGCGCTGCGAGGCGCTTCCCAGATCATTTCCTACGAGCTGGCCATGGGGCTGTCCCTGATTTCCCTGGTAATGCTCACCGGTTCTCTCAGCATTAAAGACATCGTGGAGCAGCAGCGCCATGGCCTCTGGAACATTGTGTACCAGCCCCTGGGCTTCCTGATCTTCCTGATCTGCTCTTTTGCGGAGTGTACCCGTACCCCGTTTGACCTTACCGAAGCAGACTCTGAGCTGAACGGTGGTTACCACCTGGAGTACTCTTCCATGAAGCTGGGCTTTTACCTGTTTGCAGAGTACATCAATATGTTCATCAGCTCTGCGCTGATGGCAAGCCTGTACTTTGGCGGTTACAGCTTCCCCGGCATGGATAGTCTGGGCCTGTCTGTGAATGCCACAACTGTACTGGGTTTCCTGGCACTGTTCATCAAGATCATCGCTTTCCTGTTCTTCTTTATGTGGGTACGCTGGACGCTGCCGCGCTTCCGCTATGACCAGCTGATGCGCCTGGGCTGGAATATGCTGATCCCCCTAGCACTTTTCAACATGCTGATCACCGGCGGCCTCATTCTCTGGCAGGGACACGGACATTAA
- the nuoI gene encoding NADH-quinone oxidoreductase subunit NuoI yields MQALTERAKLVDRKPMTFVERLYLWNIFKGMIITFAHLFKKKVTVKYPEQKREFSPVFRGLHILNRDSEGRENCTACGLCAVACPAEAITMEAAERKPGEEHLYREEKYAARYEINMLRCIFCGFCEEACPKDAIYLTETFAPANFKREGFIYGKPDLLIPHPKTGQ; encoded by the coding sequence ATGCAAGCATTAACAGAAAGGGCTAAACTGGTAGACCGCAAGCCCATGACTTTTGTGGAGCGCCTCTACCTTTGGAACATCTTCAAAGGGATGATCATCACCTTTGCCCACCTGTTCAAGAAAAAAGTGACGGTGAAATACCCGGAACAGAAACGTGAATTCAGCCCGGTATTCCGCGGGTTGCATATTCTCAACCGCGACAGCGAAGGCCGGGAGAACTGCACCGCGTGCGGTTTGTGCGCCGTAGCCTGCCCGGCGGAAGCCATCACCATGGAAGCGGCAGAACGTAAGCCAGGTGAGGAACACCTGTACCGGGAAGAGAAATACGCAGCGCGTTATGAGATCAATATGCTGCGTTGCATCTTCTGCGGTTTCTGTGAAGAAGCCTGCCCTAAAGATGCGATCTACCTTACCGAAACATTTGCGCCGGCAAATTTCAAGCGCGAAGGTTTCATTTATGGCAAACCGGATCTGCTGATCCCGCATCCTAAAACCGGTCAATAA
- a CDS encoding NADH-quinone oxidoreductase subunit J family protein gives MGIQQTLFMVLAVISLITALGVVLSKSPVSSVLCLILTFFTIAGHYILLNAQFLAVVHIIVYAGAIMVLFLFVIMLMNLNTEGEPQKRNWLKYAGAISGGALLVVLVAAIRDTSMPALSPQSTDVGLIHNLGTLLFSKYVAPFEISSVLFLSAMVGAVVVGKK, from the coding sequence ATGGGTATTCAACAAACTCTTTTCATGGTATTGGCTGTGATCTCCCTGATCACGGCGCTGGGTGTGGTACTGAGCAAAAGCCCTGTAAGCAGCGTGCTTTGCCTCATCCTGACCTTTTTTACCATTGCAGGTCACTACATCCTGCTGAACGCACAGTTCCTCGCGGTGGTGCACATCATCGTGTATGCAGGCGCCATCATGGTACTCTTCCTGTTCGTGATCATGCTCATGAACCTGAATACGGAAGGGGAGCCGCAAAAACGCAACTGGCTTAAATATGCAGGCGCCATCAGTGGTGGTGCACTGCTGGTGGTACTGGTAGCCGCTATCCGCGACACTTCCATGCCTGCCCTGTCCCCCCAGTCTACGGATGTAGGCCTTATCCACAACCTGGGCACCCTGCTGTTCAGCAAATATGTAGCGCCGTTTGAGATCAGCAGCGTGCTGTTTCTCAGCGCCATGGTAGGAGCCGTGGTAGTGGGCAAGAAGTAA
- the nuoK gene encoding NADH-quinone oxidoreductase subunit NuoK, which yields MPVQYYIFLSVALFCIGVMGVLMRRNAIIIFMCVELMLNAVNLLMVAFSKMWADAGHADAGAAQIFVFFIMVVAAAEVAVGLAIIVMMYRNTHSVDINLLNRLKN from the coding sequence ATGCCTGTACAGTATTATATCTTTTTGAGCGTGGCCCTGTTCTGCATCGGTGTGATGGGTGTATTGATGCGCCGCAATGCGATCATCATTTTTATGTGCGTGGAGCTGATGCTGAATGCCGTGAACCTGCTGATGGTGGCCTTCTCCAAAATGTGGGCAGACGCCGGGCATGCAGATGCGGGCGCTGCACAGATCTTTGTATTTTTCATCATGGTGGTAGCCGCCGCAGAAGTAGCCGTAGGCCTGGCCATCATTGTTATGATGTACCGCAATACGCATTCTGTGGATATTAATTTATTGAACAGACTTAAAAACTAA
- the nuoL gene encoding NADH-quinone oxidoreductase subunit L has product MSNLVWLVPLLPFIGFLVNGLGRKFLPKAGVSVVGSGSVIAAFAIAVGIFLQVKAPGFTPQVVSLFDFISVGKLQIPFAFQVDQLSALFLLIITGVGSLIHIYSVAYMHEESNEGFARYFAYLNLFVFSMLLLVLGANYVMMFIGWEGVGLCSYLLIGFWFKNPSYSKAANKAFIMNRIGDLGFLLGIFYIIANFGSVSYAAVFPQAATLGAGNHTLVIIAVLLFIGAMGKSAQIPLYTWLPDAMAGPTPVSALIHAATMVTAGIYMIARSNVIYTLTPSVQQFIAIIGVATALLAASIAIAQNDIKKVLAYSTVSQLGYMFIALGVGAYGTAVFHVMTHAFFKALLFLGSGSVIHAMGGEQDIRKMGGLKKYLPTTNWTFLVGCLAIAGIPGLSGFFSKDEILASAFATNKIIYVLALLGALMTAFYMFRLYFITFTGSFRGTHEQEHHLHESPAAMTIPLVILALLSIFGGYVGLPEIFGKNMLHEYLAPIFAPSAPFAAVHELEHSTEIILMVISSVLVIVMIAFAWGRYRNYQDNGAESTGLTKVLENKWYVDELYDAVIVRPLMALSQFFSEVMEKMGIDRLVNGIGKTVQWGGQQLRVIQNGQVGFYIFAMVLGMIVLLVIGLLF; this is encoded by the coding sequence ATGAGCAATCTAGTTTGGCTGGTACCGCTGTTACCATTCATAGGTTTTCTGGTAAATGGATTAGGAAGAAAATTCCTGCCCAAAGCAGGTGTAAGTGTGGTGGGGAGTGGCTCCGTGATTGCCGCTTTTGCTATTGCCGTAGGAATATTCCTGCAGGTGAAGGCTCCCGGCTTTACACCGCAGGTGGTTTCCCTGTTTGACTTCATTTCCGTGGGTAAGCTGCAGATCCCGTTTGCCTTCCAGGTAGACCAGCTGAGTGCCCTGTTCCTGCTCATCATTACCGGGGTAGGTTCGCTCATTCACATCTACTCCGTCGCTTACATGCACGAGGAAAGCAACGAAGGCTTTGCGCGTTATTTTGCTTATCTCAATCTCTTCGTTTTCTCCATGCTGCTGCTGGTGCTGGGCGCCAACTATGTGATGATGTTCATTGGCTGGGAAGGCGTGGGGCTTTGCTCTTACCTGCTGATCGGCTTTTGGTTCAAGAACCCGAGCTACAGCAAAGCGGCCAACAAGGCCTTTATCATGAACCGCATTGGTGACCTGGGCTTCCTGCTGGGCATCTTTTATATTATTGCCAACTTTGGTTCTGTAAGCTACGCAGCGGTATTCCCGCAGGCGGCCACCCTGGGTGCAGGCAACCACACGCTGGTGATCATTGCCGTGCTGTTGTTTATAGGTGCTATGGGTAAATCTGCACAGATCCCGCTGTACACCTGGCTGCCCGATGCGATGGCCGGTCCTACCCCGGTATCTGCCCTCATCCACGCGGCTACGATGGTAACTGCCGGCATCTACATGATTGCCCGCAGTAACGTGATCTATACTTTGACCCCCAGCGTGCAGCAATTCATTGCCATCATTGGCGTGGCCACCGCGCTGCTGGCAGCTTCCATTGCCATAGCACAAAACGATATTAAGAAGGTGCTTGCTTACTCCACCGTGAGCCAGCTGGGTTATATGTTTATTGCCCTGGGCGTAGGTGCTTACGGTACCGCGGTATTCCACGTAATGACACACGCCTTCTTCAAAGCCCTGCTTTTCCTGGGTTCCGGCTCCGTGATCCATGCCATGGGCGGAGAGCAGGATATCCGTAAAATGGGGGGGCTGAAAAAATACCTGCCCACTACCAACTGGACTTTCCTGGTGGGCTGTCTGGCCATTGCAGGTATTCCCGGCCTGTCCGGCTTCTTCTCTAAAGACGAGATCCTGGCCAGCGCTTTCGCTACCAACAAGATCATTTATGTACTGGCACTGCTGGGCGCTCTAATGACTGCCTTCTATATGTTCCGCCTGTACTTTATTACATTCACTGGTAGCTTCCGCGGCACACATGAGCAGGAACATCACTTACATGAAAGCCCTGCTGCCATGACCATTCCGCTGGTGATCCTGGCCCTGCTGTCCATCTTTGGCGGTTATGTGGGCCTGCCGGAAATATTTGGTAAGAACATGCTCCATGAATACCTGGCACCCATCTTTGCACCCAGCGCTCCCTTTGCAGCCGTGCACGAACTGGAGCACTCCACGGAGATCATCCTGATGGTAATCAGCTCTGTATTGGTGATCGTGATGATCGCCTTTGCATGGGGCAGGTACCGCAACTACCAAGATAATGGTGCAGAAAGCACCGGCCTGACCAAGGTGCTGGAAAACAAGTGGTATGTAGATGAACTGTACGACGCCGTGATCGTGCGCCCGCTGATGGCCCTGAGCCAGTTCTTCAGCGAAGTGATGGAAAAAATGGGTATTGACCGCCTGGTAAATGGGATCGGCAAAACGGTACAGTGGGGAGGCCAGCAACTGCGGGTGATCCAGAACGGCCAGGTAGGCTTCTACATATTTGCCATGGTATTGGGTATGATCGTATTACTGGTGATCGGCTTATTATTCTAA
- a CDS encoding complex I subunit 4 family protein, with protein MLTVLLILIPLLAGVITFGLKGAGPKILALLSSIATLGVALVALFQFRANPAATHVSAQWIPQLKANFEVGLDGMAAMLCLLTALAFVLVFVSIFSREYERSASFYGLMLLSQAGLTGVFVAADAMLFYVFWELALIPVYFLCSMWGGERRIPVTFKFFVYTFIGSLFMLVGIIYLYLHAGSFGYQDFIKGAAGLSASDQNWLFWLFFVAFAIKMPIFPLHTWQPDTYEQSPTPVTMILSGVMVKMGLFGVLRWLLPVLPHAAAGWADLVMILSIIGIVYASCIAIVQSDLKRMIAYSSIAHIGLMSAAIFAHNETSLQGVMVQMFNHGINIIGLWIIVDVIEQRLGIRNMKELGGIASKAPKIAIFLVVIALANVALPLTNGFIGEFLMFSGVFQVNVWFMAVAGLGIILSAVYMLNMIQRVIFGESNAVTSNVTDLTAGETFSLTLIVLLIVYLGVYPKPLLELVQGSSQAVLAAFGR; from the coding sequence ATGTTGACAGTTTTATTAATATTGATTCCTTTGCTTGCCGGTGTGATCACATTTGGCCTCAAAGGTGCCGGTCCCAAAATACTGGCTTTGCTTTCTTCCATCGCCACGCTGGGCGTAGCACTGGTGGCGCTGTTCCAGTTCCGGGCAAACCCCGCCGCCACGCATGTGAGCGCGCAGTGGATCCCGCAGCTGAAAGCGAATTTCGAGGTAGGCCTGGATGGCATGGCTGCTATGCTTTGCCTGCTCACCGCCCTGGCGTTTGTGCTGGTGTTTGTCAGCATCTTTTCCCGGGAATACGAGCGCTCCGCCAGCTTTTATGGGCTAATGCTGCTGTCGCAGGCAGGTCTCACCGGTGTGTTTGTAGCTGCCGATGCGATGCTGTTCTACGTATTCTGGGAACTGGCCCTCATCCCCGTGTATTTCCTCTGCTCCATGTGGGGCGGGGAAAGACGCATTCCCGTTACATTTAAATTCTTTGTTTATACGTTCATCGGTTCCCTGTTCATGCTGGTGGGCATTATTTACCTCTACCTGCATGCAGGCTCTTTTGGCTACCAGGATTTCATAAAGGGTGCCGCTGGTCTTTCTGCCAGCGACCAGAACTGGTTGTTCTGGCTGTTCTTCGTGGCCTTTGCCATCAAGATGCCGATCTTCCCGCTGCACACCTGGCAGCCGGATACTTACGAACAGAGCCCCACCCCGGTGACCATGATCCTTTCCGGTGTAATGGTGAAAATGGGTCTTTTCGGGGTGCTGCGCTGGCTGCTCCCGGTACTGCCACATGCCGCCGCCGGCTGGGCAGACCTGGTGATGATCCTGTCTATCATCGGCATTGTATACGCCTCCTGCATTGCCATCGTACAAAGTGACCTGAAAAGAATGATCGCGTATTCTTCCATTGCCCACATCGGGTTAATGAGCGCCGCGATCTTTGCGCATAATGAGACCAGCCTGCAAGGTGTCATGGTACAGATGTTTAACCATGGTATCAATATCATCGGGCTGTGGATCATCGTGGATGTGATAGAGCAGCGGCTGGGTATCAGGAACATGAAAGAGCTGGGAGGCATTGCTTCCAAAGCGCCTAAGATCGCCATCTTCCTGGTCGTGATCGCCCTGGCCAATGTGGCCCTGCCGCTGACGAACGGTTTTATCGGTGAGTTCCTCATGTTCAGTGGCGTGTTCCAGGTGAATGTGTGGTTCATGGCAGTAGCCGGCCTGGGTATCATCCTTTCTGCCGTGTACATGCTCAACATGATACAGCGGGTGATCTTCGGTGAAAGCAATGCGGTGACTTCCAATGTGACCGATCTGACCGCCGGCGAAACGTTTTCGCTGACGCTGATCGTGCTGCTGATCGTATACCTCGGTGTGTATCCGAAACCGCTGCTGGAGCTGGTGCAAGGCTCTTCCCAGGCGGTACTGGCAGCCTTTGGCCGCTAA